The following are encoded in a window of Pseudomonas multiresinivorans genomic DNA:
- a CDS encoding NAD(P)H-dependent oxidoreductase: MNVLIVYAHPEPRSLNGSLKDFAVRHLQDAGHAVQVSDLYAMNWKAPIDASDSLDRDPEARFDPSLDSQRAYTAGRQSADISAEQEKLRWADTVILQFPLWWFSMPAILKGWFERVYAYGFAYGVGEHSDARWGDRYGEGNLAGKRAMLVVTTGGWESHYSPRGINGPIDDLLFPIHHGMLYYPGFDVLPPYLVYRTSRVDTERYAQIERELGERLDTLQTTTPIPFRRQNGGDYQIPALTLRDEIAPRANGFDAHLK; this comes from the coding sequence ATGAACGTACTGATCGTTTACGCCCACCCCGAACCACGTTCGCTCAATGGCTCACTGAAGGACTTCGCCGTGCGCCACCTGCAGGATGCTGGCCATGCCGTGCAGGTCTCGGACCTGTACGCGATGAACTGGAAGGCCCCGATCGACGCTTCCGACAGCCTCGATCGCGATCCCGAAGCGCGTTTCGACCCCTCGCTGGACTCCCAGCGCGCCTACACCGCTGGCCGGCAGAGCGCGGACATCTCCGCCGAACAGGAAAAGCTGCGCTGGGCCGACACCGTGATCCTGCAGTTCCCGCTCTGGTGGTTCAGCATGCCGGCAATCCTCAAAGGCTGGTTCGAGCGGGTATACGCCTATGGCTTCGCCTACGGCGTCGGCGAGCACTCCGACGCCCGCTGGGGCGACCGCTATGGCGAAGGCAACCTTGCCGGCAAACGCGCCATGCTGGTGGTCACCACCGGCGGTTGGGAGTCGCACTACAGCCCGCGCGGCATCAACGGCCCGATCGACGACCTGCTCTTCCCGATCCACCACGGCATGCTGTACTACCCCGGCTTCGACGTGCTGCCGCCGTACCTGGTCTACCGCACCAGCCGCGTCGACACCGAGCGCTACGCGCAGATCGAACGGGAGCTGGGCGAGCGCCTGGACACGCTCCAGACCACCACGCCCATCCCCTTCCGTCGGCAGAACGGCGGCGATTACCAGATTCCCGCGCTGACCTTGCGCGATGAGATCGCCCCGCGGGCGAACGGCTTCGACGCGCACCTGAAGTGA
- a CDS encoding LysR family transcriptional regulator gives MNNLRRLDLNLLVTLDVLLREHNVTRAAEQLNFSQPSVSVHLAKLRDIFDDPLLLPGPRGMRPTARAESLREPLRLALEALEHAVAPSAPFDPALADNTWRIAATDYGESTILLPALSAIRGSAPGTRLALLELSPPRIARQAEQGEIDLAFHTTEGSPPNMRRRTLFSERYVLAGRAGHPKLKRKPSLAQFCQLEHVMVSPDGGGFSGVTDEVLAAVGLSRRVALSVPHFLFVISALASSDLVAMVPARLVRNNPALRVVEAPVEVPGYEMSMLWDERSHRDPAHRWLREQIAGSV, from the coding sequence ATGAATAATCTGCGCAGGCTCGATCTGAATCTGCTGGTGACCCTCGACGTGCTGCTGCGCGAGCACAACGTCACACGCGCCGCCGAGCAGCTGAATTTTTCCCAGCCCTCGGTCAGCGTGCACCTGGCCAAGCTGCGCGACATCTTCGACGACCCGCTGCTCCTGCCCGGCCCACGCGGCATGCGCCCTACGGCGCGGGCGGAATCCCTTCGCGAGCCGTTGCGACTGGCCCTGGAAGCGCTGGAGCATGCAGTGGCGCCCTCAGCGCCTTTCGATCCGGCCCTGGCGGACAACACCTGGCGCATCGCCGCGACCGACTATGGCGAGTCGACCATCCTGTTGCCGGCCTTGAGCGCCATTCGCGGCAGCGCACCGGGCACTCGTCTGGCCCTGCTGGAACTGTCGCCGCCGCGCATCGCCCGGCAGGCAGAGCAGGGCGAGATAGACCTGGCGTTCCACACCACCGAGGGCAGCCCTCCGAACATGCGCCGGCGCACGTTGTTCAGCGAGCGCTACGTGCTGGCCGGGCGTGCCGGGCACCCGAAGTTGAAGCGCAAGCCGAGCCTGGCGCAGTTCTGCCAGTTGGAGCATGTGATGGTGTCGCCCGATGGCGGCGGCTTCAGCGGCGTGACCGACGAAGTGCTGGCGGCGGTCGGCCTGAGCCGGCGCGTAGCCTTGTCGGTGCCGCATTTCCTCTTCGTCATCTCGGCGCTGGCCAGCAGCGACCTGGTGGCCATGGTGCCGGCGCGGCTGGTGCGCAATAACCCGGCGCTGCGCGTGGTGGAGGCGCCGGTGGAGGTGCCGGGGTACGAGATGTCGATGCTCTGGGACGAACGCTCGCACCGCGACCCGGCGCACCGGTGGTTGCGGGAGCAGATCGCCGGGTCAGTCTGA
- a CDS encoding alpha/beta hydrolase: MRFRLLALALAFAVPGLAAHAAPAPDQKMDTTLLQRSDLAYRFSELKLDSADGQRHYQLWIARPNHPAPAAGYPVVWMLDGNAAVGALDEKLLNDLNNGKAPLLVAVGYQTPLRIDRSGRTRDYTPPRPQLAEQKDPLTGDPSGGADAFLDLMRDRMLPAVAAQAPIDRSQQTLWGHSYGGLLTLHALLTRPQQFSFYAPASPSLWWGDGAILKEQDGFAQRLAGHSAQLLLMRGGKEPFKPREDITPSAPRAAQQLVESVGKVPGLQARFHAFDGMSHGQTLEASLKYLLRMRFTQ, from the coding sequence ATGAGATTTCGCCTCCTGGCCCTGGCACTGGCATTCGCCGTGCCGGGGCTGGCAGCGCACGCTGCGCCTGCCCCCGACCAGAAAATGGACACGACCCTGCTGCAACGCAGCGACCTGGCCTACCGCTTCAGTGAACTCAAGCTGGATTCCGCCGATGGCCAGCGCCACTACCAGCTGTGGATTGCCCGGCCGAACCACCCTGCTCCGGCCGCCGGCTATCCAGTGGTATGGATGCTCGATGGCAACGCCGCCGTCGGCGCACTGGACGAGAAGCTGCTCAACGACTTGAACAACGGCAAGGCGCCATTGCTGGTTGCCGTGGGTTACCAGACGCCCCTGCGCATCGACCGCAGCGGCCGCACCCGCGACTACACCCCGCCGCGCCCGCAGCTGGCCGAGCAGAAAGACCCGCTCACCGGCGACCCCAGCGGCGGCGCCGATGCCTTCCTCGACCTGATGCGCGACCGCATGCTCCCGGCGGTGGCCGCCCAGGCGCCCATCGACCGCTCGCAACAGACGCTCTGGGGCCACTCCTACGGCGGCCTGCTGACACTGCACGCGCTGCTCACCCGCCCGCAGCAGTTCAGCTTCTACGCGCCGGCCAGCCCTTCGCTGTGGTGGGGTGATGGCGCCATCCTCAAGGAGCAGGACGGCTTTGCCCAACGCCTGGCCGGGCATTCTGCGCAGTTGCTGCTGATGCGCGGCGGCAAGGAGCCCTTCAAGCCGCGCGAGGACATCACCCCCAGCGCGCCACGCGCCGCCCAGCAATTGGTAGAAAGCGTGGGCAAAGTGCCCGGCCTGCAGGCGCGGTTCCACGCCTTCGACGGCATGAGTCACGGGCAGACGCTGGAGGCTTCGCTGAAGTACCTATTGCGGATGCGATTTACGCAGTAA
- a CDS encoding TonB-dependent siderophore receptor, whose amino-acid sequence MQFLPPFLLLSSCLLSFAVQAASADSDVVEFDSETIVATAAEEAKQMPGVSIITAEDIKKRPPASDLSQIIRTMPGVNLTGNSTSGQRGNNRQIDIRGMGPENTMILVDGKPVSSRNAVRYGWRGERDSRGDTNWVPADQVERIEVLRGPAAARYGNGAAGGVVNIITKQAGKETHGDVTVYSNFPQHKDEGATQRMTFGLNGPLTDTLSYRVYGNVAKTDSDDWDINAGHESNRTGNQVGTLPAGREGVRNKDVNGLLSWHLTPEQTLDFEAGFSRQGNIYTGDTQNTNSNANVKSMLGHETNRMYRENYSITHRGEWDFGSSMAYLQYEKTRNSRINEGLAGGTEGIFSNTDFYTATLRDLTAHGEVNLPLHAWRDQTLTLGSEWVQQKLDDPSANTQTTSEGGSVPGLTSSNRDTTSQAQIFSLFAEDNIELLPGTMLTPGLRWDHHSIVGDNFSPSLNISHALTNSVTLKAGIARAYKAPNLYQLNPDYLLYSRGQGCYGQSTSCYLQGNEDLKAETSVNKELGIEFNQDGLIAGLTYFRNDYKNKIESGLSPIDQATGGSGSYANAAIYQWENVPKALVEGLEGTLTIPLMEQLKWSNNFTYMLQSKNKETGDVLSVTPKYTLNSMLDWQATDALSLQASVAWYGKQKPKKYDYHGDRVTGSANNQLSPYAIAGLSGTYVFTKNLSFTAGVDNVFDKRLFREGNAQGVNGIEGAGAATYNEPGRTLYTSLTASF is encoded by the coding sequence ATGCAGTTCCTTCCGCCCTTCCTGCTGCTTTCCAGCTGCCTGCTGTCCTTCGCCGTGCAGGCCGCCAGCGCCGATTCCGATGTCGTCGAATTCGACAGCGAGACCATCGTCGCTACCGCCGCGGAGGAAGCCAAGCAGATGCCGGGCGTGTCGATCATCACCGCCGAGGACATCAAGAAGCGCCCGCCGGCCAGCGACCTGTCGCAGATCATCCGCACCATGCCCGGCGTCAACCTGACCGGCAACTCCACCAGCGGCCAGCGCGGCAACAACCGCCAGATCGACATCCGCGGCATGGGCCCGGAAAACACCATGATCCTGGTGGACGGCAAGCCCGTCAGCAGCCGCAACGCCGTGCGCTACGGCTGGCGTGGCGAGCGTGATTCGCGCGGCGACACCAACTGGGTGCCGGCCGACCAGGTAGAGCGCATCGAGGTACTGCGCGGCCCGGCGGCGGCGCGCTACGGCAATGGCGCGGCGGGCGGCGTGGTGAACATCATCACCAAGCAGGCCGGCAAGGAAACCCACGGCGACGTCACCGTCTACAGCAACTTCCCGCAGCACAAGGACGAAGGCGCCACCCAGCGCATGACCTTCGGCCTCAACGGCCCGCTGACCGACACCCTGAGTTACCGCGTCTACGGCAACGTCGCCAAGACCGACTCGGACGACTGGGACATCAACGCCGGCCACGAATCCAACCGCACCGGCAACCAGGTCGGCACCCTCCCCGCCGGCCGCGAAGGCGTGCGCAACAAGGACGTCAACGGCCTGCTCAGCTGGCACCTGACGCCGGAGCAGACCCTCGATTTCGAAGCGGGCTTCAGCCGCCAGGGCAACATCTATACCGGCGACACCCAGAACACCAACAGCAACGCCAACGTGAAGTCCATGCTCGGTCACGAGACCAACCGCATGTACCGCGAGAACTACTCGATCACCCATCGCGGCGAGTGGGACTTCGGCAGCTCCATGGCCTACCTGCAGTACGAGAAGACCCGCAACAGCCGCATCAACGAAGGTCTGGCCGGCGGCACCGAGGGCATCTTCAGCAACACCGATTTCTACACCGCCACGCTGCGCGACCTGACCGCCCACGGCGAAGTGAACCTGCCGCTGCACGCCTGGCGTGACCAGACCCTGACCCTGGGCAGCGAGTGGGTCCAGCAGAAACTCGACGACCCCAGCGCCAACACCCAGACCACCAGCGAAGGCGGCTCCGTACCGGGCCTGACCAGCAGCAACCGCGACACCACCTCGCAGGCGCAGATCTTCTCGCTGTTCGCCGAAGACAACATCGAACTGCTGCCCGGCACCATGCTCACCCCGGGCCTGCGCTGGGACCACCACAGCATCGTCGGCGACAACTTCAGCCCGTCCCTGAACATCTCCCACGCGCTGACCAACAGCGTCACCCTGAAGGCCGGCATCGCCCGCGCCTACAAGGCGCCGAACCTGTACCAGCTCAACCCCGACTACCTGCTCTACAGCCGCGGCCAGGGTTGCTACGGCCAGAGCACCAGCTGCTACCTGCAGGGCAACGAGGACCTCAAGGCGGAAACCAGCGTCAACAAGGAGCTGGGCATCGAGTTCAACCAGGACGGCCTGATCGCCGGGCTGACCTACTTCCGCAATGACTACAAGAACAAGATCGAGTCGGGCCTGTCGCCGATCGACCAGGCCACCGGTGGCAGCGGCAGCTACGCCAACGCGGCGATCTACCAGTGGGAGAACGTGCCCAAGGCGCTGGTCGAGGGCCTCGAAGGCACCCTGACCATCCCGCTGATGGAGCAGCTGAAGTGGAGCAACAACTTCACCTACATGCTGCAATCGAAGAACAAGGAAACCGGCGACGTGCTCTCGGTAACGCCGAAGTACACCCTGAACTCCATGCTCGACTGGCAGGCCACCGACGCCCTATCGCTGCAGGCCAGCGTCGCCTGGTACGGCAAGCAGAAGCCGAAGAAGTACGACTACCACGGCGACCGCGTCACCGGCAGCGCCAACAACCAGCTCTCGCCCTACGCCATCGCCGGGCTGAGCGGCACCTACGTATTCACCAAGAACCTGAGCTTCACCGCCGGGGTGGACAACGTCTTCGACAAGCGCCTGTTCCGCGAGGGCAACGCCCAGGGCGTGAACGGCATCGAGGGCGCCGGCGCGGCCACCTACAACGAACCTGGCCGCACCCTTTACACCAGTCTCACCGCGTCGTTTTGA
- a CDS encoding sensor histidine kinase: MRRHPLLWKLAALQVGFCLLLTWLIWTWGLSLERSTYFLGEADRDYLARYAEQAEMVFEQHGAEGVERFRQELSAAEDTWVAVIGDHLQSLGTTPLTAEESSHLTFMRKLDWPMSRRLQDELPYVSIEFPAHPERGRLVMQLPERLLPGGLTPWTHLFSHGVVPTLLAALLGLLIYRHLVLPLNRLRARADALRADDLDSEGPGTPLANRRDELGELALAFDHMAERLRHSLAQQRLLLRTLSHELRTPLARLRIAHDTDLPTEQLRERLDREINDMQRLLEDTLDLAWMDTERPQLEREPVLVLSVWEALREDACFESGWDSERLPCSLGTDCVVQVHLDSFAQAIENLLRNGIRHSPRDGKVRLDGWSEGGFWHLCISDDGPGVAEEDLERIFQPYQRLQPSESSGFGLGLAIARRGVELADGRLWAENGAKNGQVGLCLHLLLPALSAKSSPHKCLES; encoded by the coding sequence ATGCGCCGACATCCGCTGCTGTGGAAACTGGCCGCGCTGCAGGTCGGCTTCTGCCTGCTGCTGACCTGGCTGATCTGGACCTGGGGCCTGTCGCTGGAACGCAGCACCTACTTCCTGGGCGAAGCCGATCGCGACTACCTGGCGCGCTATGCCGAGCAGGCGGAAATGGTCTTCGAGCAGCACGGCGCCGAAGGTGTCGAGCGCTTCCGCCAGGAGCTGTCCGCCGCCGAAGACACCTGGGTGGCGGTGATAGGCGACCACCTGCAGAGCCTGGGCACCACGCCGCTGACGGCGGAGGAATCCAGCCACCTGACGTTCATGCGCAAGCTCGACTGGCCGATGAGCCGACGCCTGCAGGACGAGCTGCCCTACGTCAGCATCGAGTTTCCCGCGCATCCCGAACGCGGCCGGCTGGTCATGCAACTGCCCGAGCGGCTGCTACCTGGCGGCCTGACGCCCTGGACGCACCTGTTCAGCCACGGCGTGGTGCCGACCCTGCTGGCCGCCCTGCTCGGCCTGCTGATCTACCGCCACCTGGTGCTGCCGCTCAATCGCCTGCGCGCCCGCGCCGACGCCCTTCGGGCCGACGATCTGGACAGCGAAGGTCCCGGCACACCACTGGCCAATCGCCGCGATGAGTTGGGCGAGCTGGCACTGGCCTTCGATCACATGGCCGAGCGGCTACGCCACAGCCTTGCCCAGCAACGACTGCTGCTGCGCACCCTGTCCCACGAACTGCGCACACCGCTGGCGCGCCTGCGCATCGCCCACGACACCGATCTGCCAACGGAGCAGTTACGCGAGCGGCTGGATCGGGAGATCAACGACATGCAGCGCCTGCTGGAAGATACCCTCGACCTCGCCTGGATGGACACCGAACGCCCGCAGCTGGAACGTGAGCCGGTGCTGGTGCTTTCGGTGTGGGAAGCCCTGCGCGAGGACGCGTGCTTCGAGAGCGGCTGGGACTCCGAACGGCTGCCCTGCTCGCTGGGCACCGACTGTGTGGTGCAGGTGCATCTGGACAGCTTCGCCCAGGCCATCGAGAACCTGCTGCGCAATGGCATCCGTCACTCTCCCCGCGACGGCAAGGTGCGCCTCGATGGTTGGAGCGAGGGCGGGTTCTGGCACCTGTGCATCAGCGACGATGGTCCCGGTGTCGCCGAGGAGGACCTGGAACGCATCTTCCAACCCTACCAGCGCCTGCAGCCGTCCGAGTCCAGCGGTTTCGGCCTCGGCCTGGCCATCGCTCGACGCGGAGTCGAGCTGGCGGACGGCCGACTGTGGGCTGAGAACGGCGCGAAGAATGGCCAGGTCGGGCTGTGCCTGCACCTGCTGCTGCCTGCGTTATCCGCGAAAAGTTCCCCGCACAAGTGTTTAGAAAGTTAA
- a CDS encoding response regulator transcription factor, translating into MSPSLLLVEDDSRLRLDLERHFCQRGFAVTTCANGDQGLVAVHQSDFDLVLLDIMLPGVDGLSLLDTLRSHRATPVMLMSALGAEQDRITGFTRGADDYLPKPFSLAELDARIDALLRRVSLDRAREVPREPLRHGSLEFDDELQDVSRKGEHAGLTHSEYRLLATLNAHAGEALSKTFLYQSVLHRAYTRLDRGLDVHVCNLRRKLAAIGAQQVQIQAVRGQGYILVDAERH; encoded by the coding sequence GTGTCCCCTTCGCTTCTGCTGGTGGAGGACGATTCCCGTCTTCGCCTGGACCTCGAACGCCATTTCTGTCAGCGCGGTTTTGCCGTCACCACCTGCGCCAACGGTGACCAAGGCCTAGTAGCCGTTCACCAGAGCGACTTCGACCTGGTCCTGCTGGACATCATGCTGCCCGGCGTCGATGGCCTTTCCCTGCTCGACACCCTGCGTAGCCATCGCGCTACGCCGGTCATGCTGATGTCCGCCCTTGGCGCGGAGCAGGATCGCATCACCGGCTTCACCCGTGGCGCCGACGATTATCTGCCCAAGCCCTTCAGCCTGGCGGAACTGGATGCGCGCATCGATGCGCTGCTGCGCCGGGTCAGTCTGGATCGTGCCCGCGAAGTGCCGCGCGAGCCGCTCCGACATGGCTCGCTGGAGTTCGACGATGAACTGCAGGACGTTTCCCGCAAAGGCGAACACGCAGGTCTGACGCACTCCGAGTACCGCCTGCTGGCCACGCTCAATGCCCATGCCGGCGAGGCGTTGAGCAAGACCTTCCTCTACCAGAGCGTGTTGCACCGCGCCTATACCCGCCTCGACCGTGGCCTGGACGTACATGTCTGCAACCTGCGCCGCAAGCTGGCCGCCATCGGCGCGCAGCAGGTGCAGATCCAGGCGGTGCGCGGCCAGGGCTACATCCTGGTGGACGCGGAGCGTCACTGA
- a CDS encoding methyltransferase family protein — protein sequence MDWLEHRIPPPLVALISGLLMWLAVRPIAPLGGRLWLALLVVLAGAAVCLAGVASFRRARTTVNPLKPESASSLVIAGIYRHTRNPMYLGFAIILLGWCVFLGSALAVLGVAAFVLYIGRFQIRPEERALRELFGAEFEAFCGRVRRWV from the coding sequence ATGGATTGGCTGGAACACCGTATTCCCCCACCCCTGGTGGCGCTCATCAGCGGCCTGCTGATGTGGCTGGCGGTACGCCCGATTGCGCCTCTGGGCGGCCGCCTGTGGCTGGCCCTGCTGGTGGTGCTGGCCGGGGCGGCGGTATGCCTGGCGGGCGTGGCGTCATTCCGCCGCGCACGCACCACGGTCAATCCGCTGAAACCCGAGAGCGCCTCGTCCCTGGTGATCGCCGGCATCTACCGGCACACCCGCAACCCCATGTACCTGGGCTTCGCCATCATCCTGCTGGGCTGGTGCGTGTTCCTCGGATCCGCATTGGCGGTGCTCGGCGTCGCAGCCTTCGTGCTGTACATCGGACGCTTCCAGATCCGCCCTGAGGAAAGGGCGTTGCGCGAGCTGTTCGGCGCGGAGTTCGAGGCTTTCTGCGGCCGGGTGCGACGCTGGGTCTGA
- a CDS encoding glutamine cyclotransferase, with the protein MTTHYKQSPAQVLEEYGPFPGVSTVHGLTFDGQHVWFAVGERLQSLDPKNGHLERSIEVPAHAGTAFDGTYLYQIAESRIQKIDPASGKVLSSIPAPGNGGDSGMAWAEGSLWVGEYRARKIHQIDPESGEVLRTIDSNRFVTGVTWVEGQLWHGTWDPEATYSELRRIDPQSGAVLEQLDMPEGVHVSGLEADGAERFYCGGGNSGKVRAVRRPR; encoded by the coding sequence ATGACCACCCACTACAAGCAATCTCCGGCGCAGGTGCTGGAGGAATACGGCCCCTTCCCCGGCGTGAGCACCGTCCACGGCCTGACCTTCGACGGCCAGCACGTCTGGTTCGCCGTTGGCGAGCGCCTGCAGAGCCTCGACCCGAAGAACGGTCATCTGGAGCGTTCCATCGAAGTCCCCGCCCATGCCGGCACTGCCTTCGACGGCACCTACCTGTACCAGATCGCCGAAAGCCGCATCCAGAAGATCGACCCGGCCAGCGGCAAGGTGCTCTCGAGCATTCCCGCACCGGGCAATGGCGGCGATTCCGGCATGGCCTGGGCGGAGGGTTCGCTCTGGGTCGGCGAGTATCGCGCACGAAAGATTCATCAGATCGACCCGGAAAGCGGCGAAGTCCTGCGTACGATTGATTCAAATCGTTTCGTCACCGGCGTGACCTGGGTCGAAGGCCAGCTCTGGCATGGCACCTGGGATCCGGAAGCGACCTACAGCGAGCTACGCCGCATCGACCCGCAGTCCGGCGCGGTTCTGGAGCAGTTGGACATGCCCGAGGGCGTGCATGTTTCCGGGCTGGAGGCCGACGGTGCCGAACGCTTCTACTGCGGCGGCGGCAACAGCGGCAAGGTCCGGGCGGTACGCCGGCCGCGCTAA
- a CDS encoding helix-turn-helix domain-containing protein, with product MDSLITAAASALAAGDPLAALNRVALREDPPALALRGIAMAQLGDFSRARTLLRQAARAFGAHEPLERARCRVAEAEVALASRELNWPTEPLEQAAQVLQRHGDPINAAHARYLLIRRALLIGRLDDASTSLGLLEPSSLPAPLRAVHWLIASGIAVRRLQAGEARTALGRAGEAAAASGIPALCAEVEQAARLLDAPAARRIDRQITRVLSLDEVESLLHSDALVVDACRNRVGGLSLGSRPVLFALARALAEAWPGDVSRSELIGRVFRTRHPDETHRARLRVEIGRLRRLLQPLAGIESTPRGYLLIAANPVVLAPPLDDANAEVLALLSDGQAWSSSALALALDTSQRSVQRALEVLAEAGRVQALGQGRARRWTLPPAPGFATTLLLPAPFGA from the coding sequence ATGGATTCGCTGATCACGGCCGCGGCCTCTGCCCTGGCGGCGGGCGACCCCTTGGCTGCGCTGAACCGCGTGGCATTGCGCGAGGACCCGCCGGCACTGGCTTTGCGCGGCATCGCCATGGCGCAGCTAGGTGATTTTTCCCGCGCACGTACCTTGCTGCGCCAGGCCGCCCGAGCCTTCGGCGCCCACGAGCCGCTGGAACGTGCCCGCTGTCGGGTGGCCGAGGCGGAAGTGGCGCTGGCCAGCCGTGAGCTGAACTGGCCGACCGAACCGCTGGAACAGGCGGCGCAGGTGCTGCAGCGCCATGGCGATCCGATCAACGCCGCCCATGCCCGTTACCTGTTGATCCGCCGCGCGCTGCTGATCGGCAGGCTCGATGACGCCAGCACATCGCTGGGCTTGCTGGAACCGAGCTCGTTGCCGGCGCCCCTGCGCGCGGTGCATTGGCTGATCGCTTCCGGCATCGCCGTCCGCCGGCTGCAAGCGGGTGAGGCGCGGACCGCGCTGGGCAGGGCCGGCGAAGCCGCTGCGGCATCGGGCATTCCGGCCCTGTGCGCGGAGGTCGAGCAGGCGGCCCGCCTGCTCGATGCACCGGCCGCCCGGCGGATCGACCGGCAGATCACGCGCGTGCTGTCACTGGATGAAGTGGAAAGCCTGCTGCACTCCGATGCCCTGGTGGTGGACGCCTGTCGCAACCGCGTCGGCGGCCTGTCGCTGGGCAGCCGTCCGGTGCTCTTCGCCCTCGCTCGCGCGCTGGCCGAAGCCTGGCCCGGCGACGTGTCGCGCAGCGAGCTGATCGGCCGGGTGTTCCGCACCCGCCATCCCGACGAAACCCATAGGGCCCGCCTGCGGGTGGAAATCGGCCGTTTGCGCCGCCTGTTGCAGCCGCTGGCAGGCATCGAGTCGACACCGCGCGGTTATCTGCTGATCGCCGCCAATCCGGTCGTCCTTGCACCGCCGCTGGATGACGCCAACGCTGAAGTGCTGGCGCTGCTCAGCGATGGCCAGGCCTGGTCCAGCTCGGCCCTGGCTCTGGCGCTGGATACCAGCCAGCGCAGCGTGCAGCGCGCCCTCGAAGTATTGGCCGAAGCCGGCCGGGTGCAGGCGCTGGGGCAAGGGCGTGCGCGGCGCTGGACGCTGCCGCCGGCACCGGGATTCGCGACGACCTTGTTACTCCCCGCGCCCTTCGGTGCCTGA
- a CDS encoding AraC family transcriptional regulator has translation MISSSPLVDWLLDSLELSASLFHVGRYCGGWHASTHGMARASFHLVVQGHCWLHLENEPPCRLDSGDAVFILRDVPYRLSNESSAEDAACQPRQNMTALELQAEDGVGLVCGFFQFDSGLSALIINALPAFLVLRAEEPSQRAARSLFELILEECQRQPAPSQQMLERLSHLLFLYVLRQQVVANESLGGLVALARQPQFASLLERMIQQPQLPWTLEDMAASAGLSRSAFFKRFNETCGQSPGQVLLALRMGQACRLLKADQSVAEVAAAVGYQSIAAFTRAFHKATGQQPGAFRRAAN, from the coding sequence ATGATTTCATCCAGCCCCCTGGTCGATTGGTTATTAGACAGCCTTGAACTGAGCGCGAGCCTGTTCCATGTGGGGCGCTATTGCGGCGGCTGGCACGCCTCGACCCACGGCATGGCGCGGGCCAGTTTCCACCTGGTGGTGCAGGGGCATTGCTGGCTGCACCTGGAGAATGAGCCGCCCTGCCGGCTGGACAGCGGCGATGCGGTGTTCATCCTGCGCGATGTGCCGTATCGCCTCTCGAATGAATCAAGCGCCGAGGACGCCGCCTGCCAGCCGCGCCAGAACATGACCGCGCTGGAGCTGCAGGCCGAGGATGGCGTGGGGCTGGTGTGCGGGTTCTTCCAGTTCGATTCGGGGCTGTCGGCGCTGATCATCAACGCCCTGCCCGCCTTCCTCGTCCTGCGCGCCGAGGAGCCGTCCCAGCGCGCCGCGCGCAGCCTGTTCGAGCTGATCCTCGAGGAGTGCCAGCGGCAGCCGGCGCCCTCGCAGCAGATGCTCGAACGCCTGAGTCACCTGCTGTTCCTCTACGTGCTGCGCCAGCAGGTGGTGGCCAACGAGTCCCTTGGCGGGCTGGTCGCCCTCGCCCGCCAACCGCAATTCGCCAGCCTGCTGGAGCGGATGATCCAGCAACCACAACTGCCCTGGACGCTGGAGGACATGGCGGCCAGTGCCGGGCTGTCGCGCTCGGCCTTCTTCAAGCGTTTCAACGAAACCTGCGGGCAGTCGCCCGGCCAGGTCCTGCTGGCCCTGCGCATGGGCCAGGCGTGCCGCTTGCTGAAGGCCGACCAGAGCGTGGCGGAAGTCGCCGCTGCCGTCGGCTACCAGTCCATCGCCGCGTTCACTCGCGCCTTCCATAAGGCGACCGGACAGCAGCCTGGCGCCTTCCGCCGCGCCGCCAACTGA
- a CDS encoding carboxymuconolactone decarboxylase family protein: protein MSRLPIQTLDSAPEAAKPFLENALKGSGFIPNLLGVLANAPAALETYVTVSGLNGKSDLGLPEREVVQLIAATTHGCDFCVAGHTAVAFNKARLPEEVIAALREQRELPDARLEALAAFARESIATRGAVSDAGLQAFRAAGFTDGNALEVLLGISLATLCNFANVLAQTPLNPELGKYRWKKASA, encoded by the coding sequence ATGTCCCGCCTGCCCATCCAGACCCTCGACAGCGCCCCGGAAGCCGCCAAACCCTTCCTCGAGAATGCACTCAAGGGTTCCGGTTTCATTCCCAACCTGCTGGGCGTGCTGGCCAACGCGCCGGCCGCGCTGGAAACCTACGTGACCGTTTCCGGCCTCAACGGCAAGTCCGACCTTGGCCTGCCGGAGCGAGAGGTGGTCCAGCTGATCGCCGCCACCACCCATGGCTGCGACTTCTGCGTGGCCGGGCACACGGCGGTGGCCTTCAACAAGGCCAGGCTGCCTGAGGAAGTGATAGCCGCCCTGCGCGAACAGCGCGAGCTGCCTGACGCCCGCCTGGAAGCCCTGGCCGCGTTTGCCCGTGAGTCCATCGCCACCCGTGGCGCGGTCAGCGATGCAGGGCTGCAAGCCTTTCGCGCCGCCGGTTTCACCGATGGCAATGCACTGGAAGTACTGCTGGGTATCAGCCTGGCCACCCTGTGCAACTTTGCCAACGTGCTGGCCCAGACACCGCTGAACCCGGAGCTGGGCAAATACCGCTGGAAAAAGGCTTCCGCCTGA